Proteins co-encoded in one Gracilimonas sediminicola genomic window:
- a CDS encoding ion channel, giving the protein MKKFAKYFSEHIEAIVALGFVVWGFSYILGQEVELQDWYSFVLPILILMFCIYKSFYYVLYLKERIGLHYVSEKNFPKTVFATVLTLLSISVSFAVDYLLIDHFGENSFTGYTGTSIFSKIFDFVYFSVMTLTTLGYSGVEPTSYWAKSIAGIQVLTSFSIVVFLLANMGEIKPFKEEIDED; this is encoded by the coding sequence ATGAAAAAATTTGCGAAATACTTTTCTGAACACATTGAAGCGATTGTTGCATTAGGGTTCGTAGTATGGGGGTTCTCGTATATACTAGGTCAAGAAGTTGAACTACAAGATTGGTATTCTTTCGTGTTACCAATCTTGATACTTATGTTCTGTATTTATAAATCATTTTATTACGTATTGTATCTAAAAGAACGGATTGGATTACACTATGTGTCTGAGAAAAATTTTCCAAAAACAGTTTTCGCTACTGTCTTAACTCTTCTCTCGATTTCAGTCTCTTTTGCAGTGGATTATTTATTGATCGATCACTTCGGTGAAAATTCTTTTACAGGGTACACTGGAACCTCAATATTTTCTAAAATTTTTGATTTTGTTTATTTCTCAGTAATGACCCTTACCACATTAGGATATTCTGGAGTTGAGCCTACAAGTTACTGGGCAAAATCAATTGCAGGCATTCAAGTCCTAACTTCTTTCTCAATTGTAGTTTTCCTTTTAGCTAACATGGGCGAGATAAAGCCTTTTAAAGAGGAAATCGACGAAGACTAA